From the Nitrobacter hamburgensis X14 genome, one window contains:
- a CDS encoding YeeE/YedE family protein: MHNLTPLSGLIGGALIGLATALLMLLTGRIAGISGIFGGLLRSGDRRWRIAFIAGLIAAPLLAALAGRPLPMPATPASLAVVAIGGLFVGIGTRMGGGCTSGHGVCGIARLSARSLAATAIFMVTAVATVAIVRHGLGG; this comes from the coding sequence ATGCACAATCTCACCCCCCTCTCCGGCCTCATCGGCGGCGCGCTGATCGGATTGGCTACCGCGCTGCTGATGCTCCTGACCGGCCGGATCGCCGGCATCAGCGGCATCTTCGGCGGACTGCTGCGCAGCGGCGACCGTCGCTGGCGGATCGCCTTCATCGCGGGATTGATCGCGGCGCCGCTGCTGGCGGCGCTCGCGGGACGGCCGCTGCCGATGCCGGCGACGCCTGCGAGCCTTGCCGTGGTCGCGATTGGCGGCTTGTTCGTCGGCATCGGCACCCGCATGGGCGGCGGCTGCACCTCGGGTCACGGCGTCTGCGGCATCGCACGGCTATCGGCACGATCACTCGCCGCCACCGCCATTTTCATGGTCACCGCCGTGGCCACGGTGGCCATCGTCCGCCACGGTCTCGGAGGCTGA
- a CDS encoding thiamine phosphate synthase has translation MPYPDRSAYPDRFYPVVDTLDWVRRLTGLGVGTVQLRAKDLNDGESLQLVSDALQIVKDTPTRLVVNDYWRAAIVAGAKHVHLGQEDLTTADVHEIRKAGLTLGLSTHDDAELDTALAAEPDYVALGPIFFTTLKSMRFAPQGIPKIAEWKKRVGNIPLVAIGGIKLEQAAEIFDAGADSIAVVSDVTQNPDPDARVKAWLEQVIETA, from the coding sequence ATGCCGTATCCTGATCGCAGCGCGTATCCTGACCGCTTCTATCCTGTCGTCGATACGCTGGATTGGGTACGCCGCCTGACCGGACTCGGCGTCGGCACGGTGCAGTTGCGCGCAAAAGACCTCAACGACGGCGAGTCGCTGCAACTCGTCAGCGACGCGCTGCAGATCGTCAAGGACACGCCGACGCGGCTCGTGGTCAACGACTACTGGCGCGCGGCGATCGTGGCCGGCGCGAAGCACGTTCACCTCGGCCAGGAGGATCTCACGACGGCCGACGTCCATGAGATCCGCAAAGCCGGGCTGACGCTCGGCCTTTCCACCCATGACGATGCCGAACTCGATACCGCGCTCGCCGCCGAGCCGGATTATGTCGCGCTGGGGCCGATCTTCTTCACCACGCTGAAATCGATGCGCTTCGCCCCGCAGGGCATTCCGAAAATCGCCGAGTGGAAGAAGCGCGTCGGCAACATTCCGCTGGTCGCCATCGGCGGCATCAAGCTCGAGCAGGCGGCGGAAATTTTCGACGCCGGCGCGGACTCGATCGCCGTGGTCAGCGACGTGACGCAGAACCCCGATCCCGACGCGCGGGTGAAGGCATGGCTCGAACAGGTGATTGAAACCGCATGA
- the thiC gene encoding phosphomethylpyrimidine synthase ThiC: MNIRSNPDTTRPAVTTGALPSSRKIFSVPEAAPDLLVPLREIVLSEGAGEPNLPVYDTSGPYTDPDVTIDVNAGLPRTRLAWVKERGGVEEYDGRVIKPEDNGNVGASHAATAFKAHHKPLRGVGDAPITQLEFARAGIITKEMIYVAERENIGRKQQLERAEAALADGESFGAAVPTFITPEFVREEIARGRAIIPANINHAELEPMIIGRNFLVKINANIGNSAVTSSVEEEVDKMVWAIRWGADTVMDLSTGRNIHTTREWILRNSPVPIGTVPIYQALEKCDGDPVKLTWELYRDTLVEQCEQGVDYFTIHAGVRLPYIHLTADRVTGIVSRGGSIMAKWCLAHHKESFLYTHFEEICDLMRKYDVSFSLGDGLRPGSIADANDRAQFAELETLGELTQIAWNKGCQVMIEGPGHVPMHKIKINMDKQLKECGEAPFYTLGPLTTDIAPGYDHITSGIGAAMIGWFGCAMLCYVTPKEHLGLPNRDDVKTGVITYRVAAHAADLAKGHPAAQLRDDALSRARFDFRWQDQFNLGLDPETAVAFHDETLPKEAHKVAHFCSMCGPKFCSMKITQDVRDYAATLGDNEKAALYPEGSKLASGMTMKGVIEDGMTQMSEKFKEMGGQVYVEAEAVKESNKVL, from the coding sequence ATGAACATCCGCTCCAATCCGGACACCACGCGCCCCGCCGTCACCACCGGCGCCCTGCCCTCCTCCCGCAAGATTTTCTCGGTGCCCGAGGCCGCACCCGACCTGCTCGTGCCGCTGCGCGAGATCGTCCTGAGCGAAGGCGCGGGCGAACCGAACCTGCCGGTCTACGACACATCGGGACCCTATACCGACCCGGACGTCACCATCGACGTCAATGCCGGTCTGCCGCGCACGCGCCTTGCCTGGGTGAAGGAACGCGGCGGCGTCGAGGAATACGACGGCCGCGTCATCAAGCCCGAGGACAACGGCAATGTCGGCGCGTCCCACGCCGCGACCGCGTTCAAGGCGCATCACAAGCCGCTGCGTGGTGTCGGCGATGCGCCGATCACCCAACTCGAATTCGCACGCGCAGGCATCATCACCAAGGAGATGATCTACGTCGCCGAGCGCGAGAACATCGGGCGCAAGCAGCAACTCGAACGCGCCGAAGCCGCGCTGGCCGACGGCGAAAGCTTCGGCGCTGCGGTGCCCACCTTCATCACGCCGGAATTCGTGCGCGAGGAGATCGCGCGCGGCCGCGCCATCATCCCGGCCAACATCAACCACGCCGAGCTTGAGCCGATGATCATCGGCCGTAATTTTCTGGTGAAGATCAACGCCAACATCGGCAACAGCGCGGTGACCTCCTCCGTCGAGGAGGAGGTGGATAAGATGGTGTGGGCGATCCGCTGGGGCGCCGACACCGTGATGGACCTCTCGACGGGACGCAACATCCACACCACGCGCGAATGGATCTTGCGCAATTCGCCAGTACCTATTGGCACCGTGCCGATCTATCAGGCACTGGAGAAGTGCGACGGCGATCCGGTCAAGCTGACGTGGGAGCTTTACCGCGACACGCTGGTGGAGCAGTGCGAACAGGGCGTCGATTACTTCACCATCCACGCCGGCGTGCGCCTGCCCTACATCCACCTCACCGCCGACCGCGTCACCGGCATCGTCTCGCGCGGCGGATCGATCATGGCGAAGTGGTGCCTCGCCCACCACAAGGAGAGCTTCCTCTACACCCACTTCGAGGAGATCTGCGATCTCATGCGCAAGTATGACGTGTCGTTCTCGCTGGGCGACGGCCTGCGCCCGGGCTCGATCGCCGACGCCAACGACCGCGCCCAGTTCGCGGAACTGGAAACGCTCGGCGAGCTGACGCAGATCGCGTGGAACAAGGGCTGCCAGGTGATGATCGAAGGCCCCGGCCACGTGCCGATGCACAAGATCAAGATCAACATGGACAAGCAGCTCAAAGAGTGCGGCGAAGCGCCGTTCTATACGCTGGGCCCGCTGACCACCGACATCGCGCCGGGCTACGACCACATCACATCAGGCATCGGCGCCGCCATGATCGGCTGGTTCGGCTGCGCGATGCTCTGTTATGTTACGCCGAAGGAGCATCTCGGGCTGCCGAACCGCGACGACGTCAAGACCGGCGTCATCACCTATCGCGTCGCGGCGCACGCCGCCGATCTTGCCAAGGGCCATCCGGCTGCGCAACTGCGCGATGACGCACTGAGCCGCGCGCGGTTCGATTTCCGCTGGCAGGATCAGTTCAACCTCGGCCTCGATCCGGAGACGGCGGTGGCCTTCCATGACGAGACGCTGCCGAAGGAGGCGCACAAGGTCGCGCATTTCTGCTCGATGTGCGGCCCGAAATTCTGCTCGATGAAGATCACGCAGGACGTGCGCGACTACGCCGCCACACTGGGCGACAACGAGAAGGCGGCGCTTTATCCCGAGGGCAGCAAACTCGCCAGCGGCATGACGATGAAAGGCGTCATTGAAGACGGCATGACGCAGATGAGCGAGAAGTTCAAGGAGATGGGCGGACAGGTTTATGTCGAAGCGGAAGCCGTGAAGGAAAGCAACAAGGTGTTGTGA
- a CDS encoding DUF6691 family protein translates to MPLILASLGCGLLFGAGLLISGMTQPDKVLDFLDVFGAWDATLAFVMAGAVAVTAAGFALARRRGIPLLAGKLRWPDRSDIDASLVTGAVLFGIGWGLIGLCPGPALVNLAGLSGPVIVFVIAMAAGMAGHDLLRDRFNRRSDSPLYAAALDDCADQQHNSR, encoded by the coding sequence ATGCCGCTGATCCTGGCGAGTCTCGGCTGCGGGCTGCTGTTCGGCGCGGGCCTTCTGATCTCCGGCATGACGCAACCGGACAAGGTGCTCGACTTTCTCGATGTCTTCGGCGCGTGGGATGCGACGCTCGCTTTTGTGATGGCGGGCGCGGTCGCGGTGACGGCGGCCGGGTTCGCGCTGGCGCGGCGGCGCGGTATCCCGCTGCTGGCGGGAAAACTGCGATGGCCTGATCGCAGCGATATCGATGCATCGCTGGTCACGGGCGCGGTGCTGTTCGGCATCGGCTGGGGGCTGATCGGCCTGTGTCCGGGTCCGGCGCTGGTCAATCTCGCGGGCCTGAGCGGACCCGTGATCGTTTTCGTGATCGCGATGGCGGCGGGGATGGCCGGACACGATCTGTTGCGTGATCGGTTCAACCGACGAAGCGATTCGCCGCTGTATGCGGCTGCACTCGATGATTGCGCAGACCAGCAACACAACTCGCGTTAG
- a CDS encoding helix-turn-helix domain-containing protein yields the protein MTQNLQTGAQSSLQDQAALTPDAVILLLVGSTVTEVERELVLQTLARCDGNRTRAARVLGVSVRTLRNKIRQYAASGLDVPDHG from the coding sequence ATGACCCAGAATTTGCAAACCGGCGCGCAAAGCTCGCTGCAGGATCAAGCTGCGCTCACGCCCGACGCGGTGATTCTGCTGTTGGTCGGCTCCACGGTCACCGAGGTCGAACGGGAGCTTGTGCTGCAAACGCTGGCGCGTTGCGACGGCAACCGCACCCGTGCAGCAAGGGTGCTCGGCGTATCGGTGCGCACGCTGCGCAACAAGATACGGCAGTATGCCGCCAGCGGGCTCGACGTTCCCGATCACGGCTGA